The following is a genomic window from Engraulis encrasicolus isolate BLACKSEA-1 chromosome 13, IST_EnEncr_1.0, whole genome shotgun sequence.
GATTTTGTGCGGAAAGATTTTGCCCTTCCTGAAAAAGACAGCGGCAACTACTCCACCCTGTCACAAGTTTTGATTTGGTCAAATGTAACGTATTCACCTGTCTTTACACAAAGGGattatcatttttttcttcttccaatAATGCCAACAGAGCATAGATCAGATCCATGTTCAACACACATCACTATCATTACCATTCATTTGCTCTTTTTGACATGAAGTATACATTAATGCTCGTCACCCCCACTAGGTATGTAAACACTGTGTAGACAGATTaggccattctgtgtgtgtgtgtgtggggttccaTCTGTTGCCGAGGGTGTGATCGAGGTCTCCTTTCCAACCTCAGGTGATCTCCTCAACCCGGGTCCGGATGGCGTCCCACGACCTTTCAGTAATGGGCACGGTATGCCACCAGCCACAGCCAATGGAAATGGTTTCCCCGGCAACTCCCTATCCAACCCCGTTTCTGCTGCAGACATCCGGTGTGgcggtgtaggaggaggaggaggaggaggaggaggagggcatttGGGTAGCAGCACCCACGGAGCTGGCGCCACCCTCAACGGTAACTATGGCAATGGGCTGCACTTCGGGCACCTGCACGGGCTGGGGGACACGGCGGAGAATGTGGAGGAGGTGGGCAGCGAGATCGACCACCACACCTCGATCAAGGCCGAGGAACACTACGACCACATGCTCTACAGCACCATGCTGCTCTACCATGGCTCttaaggggggggagagggagagaaaacaaaTGTGCCATTTGCTGCCGACAACACAGGATTATCCACGTATGCCGCCCAAGTTATCAGTTGCCTTAAGCTTAAAAGTCTGTGCAACTGTGCCTCTTGAAGAGAGGGTTGTTGTCTGTTAGTTAATTAAACACacgtgtttgagtttgtgtattTACCAAAAGGGAAGCAACttatcttttgtgtttttttttttttttgcttgtgctAAGAGCTAAATGTTACTGTAATACTGTTGAAGCCTTTGACTCCTAATCCTTTTTTGTTACACATGAATTGCATTCTGATGTTCTTGTTATGGTGACCCAGTTTCCCTACAACATATCTCGTgtagggcctgtgtgtgtattatagAAGCTATTCCTCAGTTGGACTGTATAAATTGTCTGTTATTTTACTTTGCATATATGCATCGCACAGCTTGTGCtgcttaaaatatatattttatttccctttttgtACTCCATTTTGTTGTTTAAGAAAACAAATTTGTGACATTAAACAAACTGCTAATATGAGGATGTCTCATGCTTTTTACTATGCAATGGCAAAAAGACAAAATAGTTTGTTAGCGTGCGTGTGAAATGTTTCAGTAGTTTAGTAACCTAGAGCCAAAAGAACTTGGCAGCAGCTTGAGCGCGTGCTCTGTCAGTAGGCAAAAGAATGGCGCAGGCCACAAAGGGATTTTAGAATGTTGCCCACGTGCCTAGCCAAATGTTCTCTAGTGCAAGGCACGGGTCCACCTGTTGAAGATTTACGCATAGGTAGGCGCAGCTGGAGTGCCAGGTGCAATATTAACAATTTGTGGTAGCCAATAGCATTTAAAAGAAATGTTTTATAAAGCATATTCATGTCGTCTCTGCCCGTGGAGTTCTCTGTAACCTAACCTCTGACTACATAAAGCAGACAGCATTACAACCAAATGTGTGATTCACGTGTACTCACACCCACTATCACCTGCCGACTGTACTAGCGATACCGACCTTCATCGCTGGGGGTACTTTGACCTCCCTCTAAACAATGTACGTCATCATGTCCACCACGCCCATATTGGTCGCGTCTACAACCGCCGGTCAAACACGCTAGTTCACTCCTATATTCTATTATAACTAAAACTTGTGTAGATAGTATTACCATGCCCCATCGCCTACTGTACGTCTTACTAATGATTACACATAATATGTGTTACATATGGCGTTTGATTAGTGTATTTGATTGTACCGTAGAAGTGTAACCCCCCTCTGTTTGAAATGGTTTCGTCCAGAATGCCTTCAAAGTACACAAGGAGAAAAACCACCACAGCCCCATCTAGTACGTTTGTAGTTGAGGGAGGCGACGTCAAGGAAGAAAAGGATACTGTCGTAATTCTAGCTAGCTATTGGTCGATTCTGTTAGCTATCGTAATATTATTTTTAGCTACAGTGTAAACAACATTTTTGGTTGTGAAATTTGTTTTTGTACAGTGTACATACATATATAAAAATGTCTACTCCTGCGAGAAGGCGACTTATGCGAGATTTTAAACGGTGAGTATTATACATTTTTCTCGAGACTCCGAGCTAGCTTGTCGTAGCTAATGTTAGCTGCCTTTTCAGTTAGCTGGCAAGCTATTCTATATTGGTAAGCGCTCTGTACCCCAACCAGTTTGTCTTATTAACGAGGAATGAAGAACATGTCATCTGTTCGGGACATGCTGGTGACATTGGTGGGGATGTTAGACTTGTGTGCACCGTTCCATGTTTTCCTAGGATCGTTTGTAAGCTACCGGTGGGGTCTCTGAGCTCCATTCTCCAAAAGCAGCTGCCCGTCTCATCTGGTCAACAAATTAACTGGCTTGGGTAGACTCTAGCCCCAAGCTAGCCTCCTAGCTCGGCAGATGGCAGGCGATTACTGCATCCATTTAGGCTAGGTTGCTAAGTAAGGAAGTTACAAGCTCAACTTGACTACACATTTTAGTCGATATTAATATTTAGCGTGTTTACGTGGACGGTCATTTTAATTAGTTGTGAACTCCTCCATGTACAGATATATCAAATCAGAACACAAGTTGATGCCTGGACGTGATATCTTCTTGAAAGTGAACCGAGCAAATGTTAGCCAACACTGACGTTAGCTCACACAGCTAAGACATTTGGCCAAACCAGTCGTGCTAGAACTATGGTGTGCCGAGTTTCCTCGGAAGCGAATTCGACGAATGTATGGGTAACGTTAGACATCGAGCAAATTGACACGTGGAACTGGAGTTGTTTTTCTAAAACGATGCTGCTGTTACCGTAGGCTCCAAGAGGACCCCCCGGCTGGAGTCAGTGGCGCTCCGTCAGAAAACAACATAATGGTGTGGAATGCAGTCATATTCGGGTAAGGAAGGAATACGGACCAAACTGATTATGCATGCACTTCTGATGCAAATGTCGATCGTCTGTGGGTACCTCGCTGGCAGATTTTGAAGGGAAATCCACCGATCAGAACAGACAGCCAGGTTTCGTCTGACTGTACAGAGAGTCCTTGCAGTTAATTAAGCCGATGGCCATTGTTGTGGCACTTTCACTAGAACTACTAATTGTCAGCATGGAACAAACATGTTCTTTGTAATGTGGTGGTAGCATAACCTGTATACATGATCTGCAGCAATGGTGCACGTGTGTGCCACCCAAATAGAAAAGTCTTGTCTTCATATAGTCTAGAATTGACATTATGGTACGCTGGACCTCCGTgacgttttgtttgtttttgttttcttttttaatatcttttttgtgtgtttacaggCCTGAAGGAACACCCTTTGAAGATGGTAAGCACTACATTATCATTTATTTTAATACTAgtgcagagaaaagaaaagaacagggaTATTTTGGAGCCTTCCCTGTGCCTTCCTAATGTGCTCCTTAAAATGCACGATGAATCATAATTTATAGATATCATAAATCAAAATGTATAGATAATATAAGTTGGCTCAGTTATGTGATCAGTGTTTACATTGTGGGTTTGGAAAGTAGATTGACCCTTTCTGTTGTCACTCCACAGGCACATTTAAACTCACAGTTGAATTCACAGAAGAATATCCCAACAAACCCCCGACAGTGCGCTTCGTCTCGAAGATGTTCCATCCAAATGGTACGCTCCTCTTTTTGACCACTGCTTAGCTAGTCCCTTGGAAATGAGCAGCTGTGTTTGGGATGCATCTGTGtgattgtttatttttgtgtactGCATTCTTTGTGCGGTCGCATCGCCACTACATAAAGTGCCGTCCAgaatactgccatacaaaggcaaagtgcagtaaatgcATGTTTTGTCTAAATTGACtggaaatggtcttcataacaactCCTTTAtataaagccttatggtccaaacatGACCAGTTTCAGATATAttgttatgtcaaatttgcagtaactgcatTATCCAACCTAATATCAATACTTTGAGGGCCTTTTTCCTCAGTTTCATTGtaggcgtagttactgcactttgcttttataGGGCTGCATAGACAAGGTGTGtagtgtgttgcttgtgtgttttGCCTTCATGAGTTGTCCTATCGTTCATACAACAGCATGCTACAtaaatgcatttatgcatgtgtaCATAGACCTTTGGGTGTTTTACCATTAAGCGCATTACCTAGGGTTCTCTCAAGTCAATTTTAAGGAACACTGGCCAACGTTGCCTTGACAttgttttcctctcctttcaCTTCCTCTTTAGTGTATGCAGATGGAAGTATTTGCTTAGACATTCTACAGAATCGCTGGAGCCCCACATATGATGTGTCTTCTATTCTCACTTCCATTCAGGTAGGCAAAACATATTAACCTGTAACTAAAAGTGCCAAGTTAGATTAAAAGTGAAATGGTATTTCAATTCACCAAGCAGGAACTGTGTCAGTGTGGTTATAACTGTATAAATATGCAATTAATAACCCTtatagtgatactgtcccatttttggaaataatctcatattaaacctccccttgagttaaatagttgagttttacctttctcctgtactgtcaaccgttctcttgagtatggcagtgcaaattttacctccatgctagcagttaacattgagtcctgttaactgctagctttgaggtaaaatttgcactaccgtacccagagaacggttgaaagtataggaaaactgtaaaaccctattatttaactctgggggaggtgtaaaataagcttttttccaaaaatgtgacTATCACTTTAATGCATCTCCTTTATATTTTCTTGGATGGATCATTGTATTGCTAAAGTTAGAGTATCATTAATTTTCTAAATGTATTCTGCACGTTCACACATTTGAtaatttcatgaatattaatatactgggtaataaactaatgtttactggtctgaccaaagcacagcaagttttgcagcttaaaGATGTCTATTACCTGAAATGCATGAAATGAATCAATATTCATGATAAAGagaccatttgtgaatgggcatcaaaCGCAATGTGaatacattactttaaaaatgatATTCTCTACCTTCAACCTTAAATTCGTGCCCCTTTATTTTTCATGGGGCACTTAACTGTCAGATGCAAATCCCAGATGTAAACTGTAAATAATCCCAGTTTTGTCTGCCATGTGCACCAGTGTTGTAGCTATTGTGCTGAAAGAATCCTAGAAAGcatattgtttttatttaggCTTTATTTATATTTGatatctacgtgtgtgtgtgtgtctctctctctctttctctttgttacagtccctgttaGATGAACCAAACCCAAACAGTCCAGCGAATAGTCAGGCAGCACAGCTTTATCAGGAAAACAAGCGAGAGTATGAGAAACGGGTATCAGCTATCGTGGAGCAGAGCTGGAGAGACAGTTGACCTCGTCTACCTGCGAATaagcttttgtttgtgtgttcttttttctctctctctcttcaaaattGAGCTTTGTGTGGGTTTTCCAGTTAGTGGAATATATATctttatctcccccccccctttttttctgccCAACTTGTTTATGATTTTAAGTTTATATGCACTTTACCTTACTCACTGTGTAGGATtgcgcctttttttttttttttttttcgtcttctGGTCATCAAGTGCTTTCCCATCCCCCTTTGCTCAATCTGTCTGATCACAGGATGCTTTTCACACGTTTGTAACCTTCAGCTGGCTTCTGAGTTGCTCTACAGGAAGGAAAAACCCAATAATATTGGTGTGGGTTTTATCACCAAACACAGAGACATCAAATGCTACTTTACTCCATTCCCAAGGCTGCCCATGTTCTCTACAAAAGGACTTCTCTTTTTTCTACAATAGGAAATGTGTAATCATGATGGACTGGTTGTGTTGTTGTTACAACCctgccccccctttttttttttttttctttggacgAGGTCTGGGCACCAATCCGCatcccacactcacacatcccTCTCCCTTTGATGGACTAGGAGATACTGGGCTGCCTGGCTGTGTTAAGTTCAGATCAAATCTCAGTTCAAATGCTGTATGCACGCCTTAGCCGTCTGTCTAAAGCTTTGTTACATGCATGGATGCTAGTGATTATCCCCCCCCCCATCATATTTCTTTCTTACTCATGTGTTCAATGAAACATTCGTCTAACTTTTCTGTACAGATTTTGCACTGGCTGTCCATGTCAGGATGGGTTTGTTTCTTTCCAGCACttgtacataaaaaaataaaaggcgAAACTACATTTATTATGAAATTGTCTGGTGGTCACCTTTTTAAGGTTAACTTGTAGGTGAATGACCTTTCATCATCAAAATATATATTTGACTAAGTCTGACACAACAGACCTATAGTCATTTCGTTTGATCTATATTGTGTGTGAATAGGTATGTAATTACTTTTACTAGGTGTTGTATTAACAGACTTATTGAAGAAACTGGTTGTGTAGTAAGATTCAGAGGTACGAACAGCTCAATTGGTAGTGATGAATTTAGAGGCATGTGTAGTTTATTGACAACATGCCTCTGCCAAAAGTTTTGAAGTGAAATGGTAACGACCAAAGCAGAGCAGGTCACCCTACCAGGTCGTACTGGTGTAGTGAAGTGTCTTCAATGACCGTCAGCACTCCCCAATAGCGCTACAAATTATTTAATTCTCCAACAATTTATTGCTACTTTGTAGATCTGGTTATCCCACAGCACTCTGATGGTTCTACTGTCCCCGCGCCATCATAGCTCTCATGTATGATGGGTTAATTGCAGTGATTGAACTTCAGTGTTTGCCACTGTGTTATCACTATGACTAATGGGCACGGAAGCTGACAGAGACAGGGGGGTCAGttctccagggcccagggagagaagtgttgccaattgacaataaaaccgactcgaCTTGATTGTATGGGGGGCACCCTTTCAGATGGctcgggcctggcaaaagctgtgaGCGGCACTGCTAATTGCAATGACTCATAGTCACTACCTGTGGATGTAATGTCCTCTCAACCTCATCTGCACATTACCTGCTGACCTGATTGAACTTGTGAACTCAGGCCTACTGTCACTAATTAAGACTCTTTATCCCTCTACTCATGACGGCCATTGTGTAAAGACTCTTGGTCCACTTTCCTCTGCAGTTCAAAGGTTAATATACTGTTCTCCATGAA
Proteins encoded in this region:
- the LOC134460995 gene encoding ubiquitin-conjugating enzyme E2 A-like → MSTPARRRLMRDFKRLQEDPPAGVSGAPSENNIMVWNAVIFGPEGTPFEDGTFKLTVEFTEEYPNKPPTVRFVSKMFHPNVYADGSICLDILQNRWSPTYDVSSILTSIQSLLDEPNPNSPANSQAAQLYQENKREYEKRVSAIVEQSWRDS